The following are encoded together in the Mesoplodon densirostris isolate mMesDen1 chromosome 2, mMesDen1 primary haplotype, whole genome shotgun sequence genome:
- the NES gene encoding nestin: MEGCLGEESFQMWELNRRLEAYLARVKALEEQNELLSAELGGLRAQAGDASWRARADDELAALRALVDQRWREKRAAEVARDNLEEEVEGVASRCQQLRLARERAAEETARSRRAVEAEKCAQAWLSTQAAELERELEALRAAHEEERAGLNAQAVCAPRGPAPPRGPPVPAPEVEELARRLGEAWRGAVRGYQERVAHMETSLGQARERLGHALQGAREGRLELQQLQAERSGLQERRAALEQRLEGRWQERLRATEQFQLSVEALEQEKQGLQSQIAQVLEGRQQLAHLKMSLSLEVATYRTLLEAENSRLQTPGSGSKAFLSFLDPKLELHFPGTPEGRRLGPLLSVLSPTPLSSPLPDTLETPVPGFLKSQELLQAHAPTSASTPIPPTPQAPCPATDAKIRAQDAPLSLPQPQIGMQQVPEAVWAEAKVAIPASVLPGPEEPGGKQQEPSPGQSSEDHASLAPALSPDHPSLEAKNGEPGGSRESSRFQEEGEGQIWGLAEKETAVEVKVISSLQQETWQEEGDQDMKEIQDSPGPLEKETLKSLEEEIQEPLISPEKQRHETMRSLEKENQESLRSLEEENLETLKTLEKENQELLQSLEGREMEVMRPLEKETLELLKPIGKEDPQTLQSLEKESQEVMRSLQGNVEAFLYPGKENQELVRSLEEENLESLRALEKERQEPLRCQEVENQETLRPLAKENQESLRSLEEEDQETSRSLGKENQPLKSLEKEDQMTLSPLEKVKPEALKSLGKDQEIDRLLEKENQDLLRSLNEESVEAVRSLETETLEPLKPTEEENLETLKPLEKESQEPLGSVEGNQDTLRPLEKETQKSLSSLGGQSVENMRSPEEVDKGSQRYLEEEENVEKGENPEPPRSLEEEGQELPLSAHLQKWEDMVQGGQELDQETPTGRPEVDSEDEAEMEPRERDSFAGKGEAVDQGELQLTATGKAWSPGEGQPGSSEPKEQRVSAEGASGVGGTEGLQDPEERPEQVGTPGLPAPQGVSEVIEPVLEGEDVAPRDGRASPEVTLGLETAGAEQGPEQEAVGLEDPGGLAREEMMEPPLGKEGLEAKRVQGLEGLRKELEEAAALEPELSTLPRKSRDPLETARGWEESEPEAPEEAEEMFPAETSCCDGSDTPQPRPLSSEGAKEDAKTVLGPPSPRPTESCSPIPIPEDAPGPQPLAEGSQEASWGLAGRAEVLGKVEGEQEDMGSGGIPEGLQEEGEESREESEADELGETLPDSTPLGLYLGSPASPKWDLAGEQRSSPQEETGKEGWGPAVLASEGLGAHPSEEEEGGDEEEERGPDSELSEEFEDLGTEASLLPGVPGEVAEPLGQVPQLLLEPAAWDRDGESDGFADEEESGEEGEEEDEEEGREPGAGRWGAGPSVGSLPALSGPQRGNLLGSETMDVSVPWDDGLRGAASDAPMTALETESQDSTEASGSEEESGAIPLERGGQAPGPLGTLSGVEDTGLEVGDTFGVNGQGPSLKEELEHVNGGVVNGLEQSEGVRQGKPGPPEGDQGSPLEEEEEGGALKTPWAGAPLHLGQGQLLKFNQREGDGDSWSSGED; the protein is encoded by the exons ATGGAGGGCTGCCTGGGGGAGGAATCTTTTCAGATGTGGGAGCTCAACCGGCGCCTGGAGGCCTACCTGGCCCGGGTCAAGGCGCTAGAGGAGCAGAATGAGCTGCTCAGCGCGGAGCTCGGGGGTCTCCGGGCACAGGCCGGGGACGCCTCCTGGAGGGCCCGTGCCGACGACGAGCTGGCGGCCCTGCGGGCCCTCGTCGACCAGCGCTGGCGGGAGAAGCGCGCGGCCGAGGTGGCGCGcgacaacctggaagaagagGTGGAGGGCGTGGCGAGCCGGTGCCAGCAGCTGCGGCTGGCCCGGGAGCGGGCCGCGGAGGAGACGGCCCGCAGCCGGCGCGCGGTCGAGGCCGAAAAGTGCGCCCAGGCCTGGCTGAGCACCCAGGCGGCGGAGCTGGAGCGCGAGCTGGAGGCTCTGCGCGCGGCGCACGAGGAGGAGCGCGCGGGCCTGAACGCTCAGGCTGTCTGCGCCCCCCGCGGCCCCGCTCCGCCCCGCGGGCCCCCCGTGCCGGCCCCCGAGGTTGAGGAGCTGGCGCGGCGGCTGGGCGAGGCGTGGCGCGGGGCAGTGCGCGGCTACCAGGAGCGCGTGGCGCACATGGAGACGTCGCTGGGCCAGGCCCGCGAGCGGCTGGGCCACGCGTTGCAGGGCGCCCGCGAGGGTCgcctggagctgcagcagctccAAGCGGAGCGCAGCGGCCTCCAGGAGCGCAGGGCCGCGCTGGAGCAGAGGTTGGAGGGCCGCTGGCAGGAGCGGCTGCGGGCTACCGAGCAGTTCCAG CTGTCCGTGGAGGCCCTGGAGCAGGAGAAACAGGGCCTACAGAGCCAGATCGCCCAGGTCCTGGAAGGTCGGCAGCAGCTGGCACACCTCAAGATGTCCCTCAGCCTGGAGGTGGCCACATACAG AACCCTCCTAGAGGCAGAGAACTCCCGGCTGCAGACACCTGGCAGCGGTTCCAAGGCTTTCCTCAGCTTCCTGG ACCCTAAGCTGGAGCTGCATTTCCCTGGGACCCCAGAGGGCCGGCGTCTGGGACCTTTGCTTTCTGTCCTGAGCCCTACTCCCCTCTCCTCACCTTTGCCTGATACCCTTGAAACACCTGTGCCAGGCTTTCTGAAGAGCCAGGAACTCCTTCAGGCCCATGCCCCCACCTCGGCCAGCACCCCCATTCCGCCCACACCTCAGGCTCCCTGCCCTGCCACAGATGCCAAGATCAGAGCCCAGGATgctcctctctccctgccccagccacagatTGGCATGCAACAGGTTCCAGAAGCTGTGTGGGCTGAAGCCAAGGTGGCCATCCCTGCCAGCGTCCTGCCAGGACCAGAGGAGCCTGGGGGCAAGCAACAAGAGCCCAGTCCAGGCCAGTCCTCTGAAGATCATGCCTCCCTGGCTCCAGCCCTCAGCCCTGACCATCCCAGTTTAGAGGCCAAAAATGGAGAACCTGGTGGGTCTAGAGAGTCCAGCAGAttccaggaggaaggggaaggacaaATCTGGGGGCTGGCAGAGAAAGAAACAGCTGTAGAGGTCAAAGTAATAAGCAGCTTGCAGCAGGAAACATGGCAAGAAGAGGGGGATCAGGACATGAAAGAAATCCAAGACTCCCCGGGTCCTTTGGAAAAAGAAACTCTGAAGTCTCTGGAAGAGGAGATTCAAGAGCCACTGATTTCTCCGGAAAAACAGCGCCATGAGACAATGAGATCTCTAGAGAAGGAGAATCAGGAATCTCTGAGGTCTTTGGAAGAAGAGAACTTAGAAACACTAAAAACTCTAGAAAAGGAGAATCAAGAGTTATTGCAGTCTTTAGAAGGAAGGGAGATGGAGGTAATGAGACCTCTAGAAAAAGAGACTCTAGAACTACTTAAGCCTATAGGAAAAGAGGACCCACAGACATTGCAATCACTAGAAAAGGAGAGTCAAGAAGTAATGAGGTCTCTTCAAGGAAATGTAGAAGCATTTTTATATCCAGGAAAGGAAAATCAAGAATTAGTGAGGTCTCTAGAAGAGGAGAACTTGGAGTCATTGAGAGCTCTAGAAAAGGAAAGGCAAGAGCCACTGAGATGTCAAGAAGTAGAGAACCAGGAAACATTGAGACCCTTAGCAAAAGAGAATCAAGAGTCACTGAGATCTCTAGAAGAAGAAGACCAGGAGACATCAAGATCTCTAGGAAAAGAGAATCAGCCACTGAAGTCTCTAGAAAAAGAAGACCAGATGACATTGAGCCCTCTGGAAAAGGTGAAACCAGAGGCACTAAAGTCTCTTGGAAAAGACCAGGAGATAGATAGACTTCTCGAAAAAGAGAATCAAGACTTATTAAGGTCCCTAAATGAAGAGAGTGTAGAGGCAGTGAGATCTTTAGAAACAGAGACTCTAGAACCACTAAAGCCTACAGAAGAAGAAAACCTGGAAACGTTGAAACCTCTAGAAAAGGAAAGTCAAGAACCACTGGGGTCTGTGGAAGGGAACCAAGACACATTGAGACCCCTAGAAAAGGAGACTCAGAAATCACTGAGCTCTCTGGGAGGGCAGAGTGTAGAGAATATGAGATCTCCAGAGGAGGTAGACAAGGGAAGTCAGAGGTAtctggaagaggaagagaacgTGGAGAAGGGAGAGAATCCAGAGCCACCGAGgtccctggaggaggagggacagGAGCTGCCACTCTCTGCACATCTGCAGAAGTGGGAAGATATGGTGCAGGGGGGTCAAGAACTGGATCAGGAAACGCCCACTGGGAGACCTGAAGTGGACAGTGAGGATGAGGCAGAGATGGAACCTAGGGAACGGGATAGCTTCGCTGGGAAGGGGGAGGCTGTAGACCAGGGGGAGCTGCAGCTGACAGCCACAGGCAAGGCCTGGAGCCCAGGTGAGGGGCAGCCAGGGAGCTCTGAGCCCAAAGAGCAGAGGGTCTCAGCTGAGGGAGCCAGTGGGGTGGGAGGCACTGAGGGCCTCCAGGACCCTGAAGAGCGGCCAGAGCAGGTGGGAACCCCGGGCCTCCCAGCTCCCCAGGGAGTGTCAGAGGTGATAGAGCCAGTGTTGGAAGGTGAAGATGTGGCCCCCAGGGATGGCCGAGCCTCCCCAGAGGTCACCTTGGGCTTAGAGACTGCAGGAGCGGAACAGGGACCGGAGCAGGAGGCGGTAGGGCTGGAGGACCCAGGCGGCCTGGCCAGAGAGGAGATGATGGAGCCACCCCTGGGGAAGGAAGGTTTGGAGGCAAAGAGGGTGCAGGGCTTGGAAGGGCTCagaaaggagctggaggaggcaGCTGCTCTGGAGCCAGAGCTCTCCACACtgcccaggaagagcagagacccACTGGagactgccaggggctgggaggagtctGAGCCTGAAGCCCCTGAGGAAGCAGAGGAGATGTTCCCTGCTGAGACCTCGTGCTGCGATGGAAGTGATACCCCTCAACCCAGGCCCTTGAGCTCCGAGGGAGCAAAGGAGGATGCCAAAACAGTGCTGGGGCCCCCCAGCCCACGGCCCACTGAGTCCTGCTCACCCATCCCAATCCCTGAAGAtgcccctgggccccagcccctggctgaGGGGAGCCAAGAGGCTAGCTGGGGGCTGGCAGGCAGGGCTGAGGTCCTGGGAAAGGTGGAGGGTGAGCAGGAGGATATGGGTTCTGGGGGAATCCCTGAAGGCctccaggaggagggggaggagagcagagaagagagtgAGGCTGATGAGCTAGGGGAGACCCTTCCCGACTCCACTCCCCTGGGCCTCTACCTCGGGTCCCCTGCTTCCCCCAAGTGGGACCTGGCTGGAGAGCAGAGGTCCTCCCCTCAAGAGGAGACTGGAAAGGAAGGCTGGGGTCCTGCAGTCCTGGCCTCTGAGGGCCTTGGGGCCCATCcctcagaggaggaggaggggggagatgaggaggaggaacGTGGCCCTGACTCTGAGCTGTCGGAAGAATTTGAGGACTTGGGGACTGAGGCTTCTCTTCTTCCTGGGGTCCCTGGGGAGGTGGCAGAACCTCTGGGCCAGGTGCCCCAGCTGCTACTGGAGCCTGCAGCCTGGGATCGGGATGGGGAATCTGATggatttgcagatgaggaagagagtggggaggagggagaggaagaagacgaagaagaggggagggagcCAGGGGCAGGGCGGTGGGGGGCAGGGCCCTCTGTGGGCAGCCTCCCGGCCCTGAGTGGCCCTCAGAGAGGGAACCTCCTGGGGTCTGAGACCATGGATGTCAGTGTCCCCTGGGATGATGGCTTGAGGGGTGCAGCATCTGACGCCCCCATGACTGCCCTGGAGACTGAGTCCCAGGACAGCACGGAGGCCTCAGGATCAGAGGAAGAGTCTGGTGCTATTCCCTTGGAGAGGGGGGGCCAAGCCCCTGGCCCTCTGGGTACCCTCAGTGGGGTGGAGGACACGGGCTTGGAGGTAGGGGACACCTTTGGTGTCAATGGTCAGGGCCCCAGCCTGAAGGAAGAGTTGGAGCATGTGAATGGGGGTGTGGTGAACGGGCTGGAGCAGTCTGAGGGAGTAAGGCAGGGGAAACCGGGGCCCCCTGAGGGTGACCAAGGGAGCcccttggaggaggaggaggaggggggtgcCCTGAAGACCCCTTGGGCAGGGGCTCCTCTTCACCTGGGCCAAGGCCAGCTCCTGAAGTTCAATCAGCGAGAAGGAGATGGAGACTCCTGGTCCTCAGGGGAGGACTAG
- the CRABP2 gene encoding cellular retinoic acid-binding protein 2, protein MPNFSGNWKIVRSENFEDLLKVLGVNVMLRKIAVAAASKPAVEIKQEGDTFYIKTSTTVRTTEINFNIGEEFEEQTVDGRPCKSLVKWESENKMVCEQRLLKGEGPKTSWTRELTNDGELILTMTADDIVCTRVYVRE, encoded by the exons ATGCCCAACTTCTCTGGCAACTGGAAGATCGTCCGATCGGAGAACTTCGAGGATTTGCTCAAAGTTCTGG ggGTGAACGTGATGCTGAGGAAGATCGCCGTGGCTGCAGCATCCAAGCCAGCAGTGGAGATCAAACAGGAGGGAGACACTTTCTACATCAAAACCTCTACCACCGTGCGTACCACAGAGATCAACTTCAATATCGGAGAAGAGTTTGAGGAGCAGACTGTGGATGGGAGACCCTGTAAG AGCCTGGTAAAATGGGAGAGTGAGAACAAAATGGTCTGCGAGCAGAGGCTTTTGAAGGGAGAGGGTCCCAAGACCTCCTGGACCAGAGAACTGACCAATGACGGAGAGCTGATCCTG ACCATGACGGCGGACGACATCGTGTGCACCAGGGTCTATGTCCGAGAGTGA